From the Gammaproteobacteria bacterium genome, the window AGGTCGAGTACAAGCATCGCACCGATGAAAAGCCGACCGATGTCGCCGTGGGTGAGATCGCGAACCAGCTGAAGGCAAGACTGGGGCGCTGATGCGCGTGCCGGCTCTCAACTGCTGTCGATTCCTGCTGGCCGCTACGCTTGCCGGCATGTCGTCGCATTTGCTGGCCGGACCGCAGGAACGCGATCCGGAGCTGGGCAAGCTGTTGAAGTCCGCCATCGAGAACGCCGAGTCGTTCGAAGATCGCTTCGATGCCGAGGTCTGGATGACCGACATGTCGCATCGCCTTTACAAGTACGTGAAGGATCACGAGGAACGCCTCACCATACTCCGCCTGGTGCATCGCGAGGCCACGCGTGCCGGCCTGCCGCCCGAGCTGGTACTGGCGGTCATCGAGGTGGAAAGCGCATTCGATCGGTTCGCAATTTCCTACGCGGGGGCGCAGGGGCTGATGCAGGTCATGCCTTTCTGGCTGGACGAGATCGGCCACC encodes:
- a CDS encoding lytic transglycosylase domain-containing protein, which gives rise to MSSHLLAGPQERDPELGKLLKSAIENAESFEDRFDAEVWMTDMSHRLYKYVKDHEERLTILRLVHREATRAGLPPELVLAVIEVESAFDRFAISYAGAQGLMQVMPFWLDEIGHPEDNLFDMETNVRMGVIILKYYIDMENGDYRKGLARYNGSTGRRKYPDKVFSALSERWYRR